One Micavibrio aeruginosavorus ARL-13 genomic window carries:
- a CDS encoding restriction endonuclease subunit S, with translation MPKQEKNIPALRFPEFKGEWVKHTFESLYRCVPTNSFSRNDLQEEPSEISNIHYGDIHTAYNSKFRFSSERVPFVINDKLDKLRNYTRVKKGDLIFADASEDVDDIGKMIEVVELGNAQLVSGLHTIHATPKKANSMASGFSADLFKTTKVRQQIIKESQGAKILGLSAKRLAKTSLIIPGYKEQQKIAAFLSAIDDKIAQIQKKKGLLEGYKKGCMQKLFSQEIRFSDDKGDAFPNWEVKKLKNLTSVITKGTTPTSVGYNFTDKGVNFIKAESLDSTYKIIEDKIAYISLECHESLKRSQIFEGDLLFSIAGTLGRSAIAKKQYLPANINQAISVIRLKDITTAEYINHFLNSFLIRKKIKQILSVGAQPNLSLDQVGDFKIQYPCLDEQRKIADFLTAIDEKIALVSEELEKAKAFKKGLLQQMFV, from the coding sequence ATGCCTAAGCAAGAAAAGAATATTCCTGCGTTAAGATTTCCTGAATTTAAAGGGGAGTGGGTGAAGCATACTTTTGAATCGTTATATAGATGTGTTCCAACCAATTCTTTTTCAAGAAATGATTTACAAGAAGAGCCTAGTGAAATCTCTAACATTCATTATGGAGATATACATACGGCCTATAATTCTAAGTTTAGATTCTCATCTGAACGAGTGCCTTTCGTAATTAACGATAAATTGGATAAATTACGCAATTACACCAGAGTAAAAAAAGGTGATCTAATATTTGCAGATGCATCTGAAGATGTTGATGATATCGGTAAAATGATAGAAGTGGTTGAGCTTGGAAATGCTCAGCTCGTCAGTGGATTGCATACTATTCATGCCACGCCTAAAAAAGCAAATTCTATGGCGTCTGGATTTTCTGCGGATTTATTTAAAACGACTAAGGTTAGGCAGCAAATTATAAAAGAATCGCAAGGGGCAAAGATTCTTGGATTGTCAGCAAAAAGACTGGCGAAAACATCCTTAATTATTCCTGGCTACAAAGAGCAGCAAAAGATAGCTGCATTCTTGAGTGCGATTGACGACAAGATTGCACAGATTCAGAAAAAGAAAGGTCTGTTAGAGGGATATAAAAAAGGCTGTATGCAAAAACTTTTTTCTCAAGAAATCCGTTTTTCTGATGACAAAGGTGACGCCTTTCCTAATTGGGAAGTAAAGAAATTGAAAAATTTAACATCGGTTATAACAAAAGGAACTACGCCAACTAGCGTGGGATATAATTTTACAGATAAGGGAGTGAATTTTATCAAAGCGGAAAGCCTAGATAGCACATATAAAATAATTGAAGACAAAATTGCATACATCTCTCTGGAATGCCATGAATCCTTAAAAAGATCTCAGATTTTTGAAGGAGACTTATTGTTTTCGATTGCAGGGACGCTGGGGCGTTCAGCGATAGCTAAGAAACAATATTTGCCTGCTAATATAAACCAGGCAATATCTGTTATACGCTTAAAAGATATAACAACTGCTGAATACATAAATCACTTCTTAAATTCCTTTCTTATTCGTAAAAAAATTAAACAAATTCTTTCAGTAGGGGCGCAACCCAATTTAAGTCTAGACCAAGTCGGTGATTTTAAAATTCAATATCCGTGCCTAGACGAACAGAGGAAAATTGCTGATTTTCTTACTGCGATTGATGAAAAAATCGCTTTGGTTTCCGAAGAACTTGAAAAAGCCAAGGCCTTCAAAAAAGGCTTACTACAACAGATGTTTGTGTAG
- the mobQ gene encoding MobQ family relaxase, whose translation MNNDKSLAPSPINPWAGERLKPLAIYHCSLRTFSRADGHSAVAAAAYRSGSYLKDERTGTMHRYEKRKGVKAAFILAPPDVPEKFFTRAFLWNAAEAAENRKNARVAREAILALPHELNDKARAELARDMGLYLMERYRVAVDVAIHGPVAGDGHDPRNHHAHLLFTTREITGEGLGAKTRILDDKATGPQEVEIIRAVWETLANDALKRAGFPDAKIDRRTLEAQGVDRIPQTHEGKASTNAAAYESLLAKEFRKADKDEESDDESGEEEGKGEKDSSSGSSSRGQAAPLQSKAREDSTGRKIDYPALDKKQTRSIFNDEIKALNEKRAAFGDKPLLEQIDQLDRLMERLDRRVEKLQALETKTSLKAAIRQSIASVVKLAADLLVNRKAARAAINITAEEKQARKERQNIRYGRTYREGLHHQIREMKQNMAIVEAKKEDFYRYKSFVDSIEKELKKPSPSVAASFKEQSPPPARQITDREVNLKLHLKAEMIRSQIPEQYRAPSALKGDRKTLRNSTAINQILQTKTASITKPEAMAAKPDTADRKNWFIPASDKMRSFQRSIEAALEAQRKAAPQQRPSNTETQSSFSKAQEVPHKAATYSQVREKVRAEAEAKRAKVPPEYRAEPYERADSTTEKPQTKKQSAFSEAAKAENEQTKPRMSDAFNMKSGAKKSRQTSPGRKPDEKKPETK comes from the coding sequence ATGAACAATGATAAATCGCTCGCGCCCTCCCCCATAAATCCGTGGGCAGGGGAAAGGCTGAAGCCTTTGGCGATTTATCATTGTTCATTGCGAACTTTTTCACGGGCCGATGGCCACTCTGCCGTGGCCGCCGCTGCGTATCGTTCAGGTTCATACCTGAAAGACGAACGCACCGGAACCATGCACCGCTACGAAAAACGTAAAGGCGTTAAAGCCGCCTTTATTCTTGCGCCGCCTGACGTCCCTGAAAAATTCTTTACCCGTGCCTTTTTGTGGAATGCGGCAGAGGCAGCCGAAAATCGCAAGAACGCCCGCGTAGCGCGGGAGGCCATTCTTGCGCTGCCGCATGAGTTAAACGATAAAGCCCGTGCGGAACTGGCCCGCGATATGGGGCTTTATCTGATGGAACGCTACCGCGTGGCCGTGGACGTAGCCATCCACGGCCCTGTTGCGGGTGACGGCCACGATCCCCGCAACCACCACGCCCACCTGCTCTTCACTACCCGCGAAATCACAGGCGAAGGCTTAGGTGCTAAAACCCGAATTCTTGACGACAAGGCCACCGGGCCGCAAGAAGTCGAGATCATTCGTGCGGTTTGGGAAACACTGGCGAATGACGCGCTGAAACGCGCAGGCTTTCCAGATGCCAAGATCGACAGGCGCACTTTGGAGGCGCAGGGAGTCGACCGCATACCGCAAACCCATGAAGGCAAGGCTTCCACGAACGCCGCCGCCTATGAAAGCCTGCTGGCCAAGGAATTCAGGAAAGCCGATAAGGACGAAGAATCCGATGATGAATCCGGCGAAGAAGAAGGCAAAGGTGAAAAAGACTCTTCTTCCGGTTCATCATCCCGTGGCCAAGCCGCGCCCCTGCAAAGCAAAGCCCGTGAAGACAGTACAGGCCGCAAGATTGACTACCCTGCCCTCGATAAGAAACAGACCCGCAGCATCTTTAACGATGAAATCAAAGCCCTGAATGAAAAACGGGCGGCCTTTGGCGACAAGCCCCTGTTAGAACAGATCGACCAGCTAGACAGGCTCATGGAACGGCTTGATAGGCGTGTGGAGAAACTACAGGCGCTTGAAACCAAGACAAGCCTTAAAGCCGCTATCAGGCAATCTATTGCTAGCGTGGTGAAGCTGGCCGCAGACCTGCTTGTAAACCGCAAGGCAGCCCGCGCCGCCATAAATATTACCGCCGAAGAAAAACAGGCGCGGAAAGAACGCCAGAACATCCGCTATGGCAGGACATACCGTGAAGGGCTGCATCACCAAATCAGGGAAATGAAGCAGAACATGGCTATCGTAGAGGCCAAGAAGGAAGATTTTTACCGCTACAAAAGCTTTGTCGATTCCATAGAAAAAGAATTAAAGAAACCCTCTCCTTCTGTTGCCGCAAGTTTTAAAGAACAATCCCCGCCACCAGCGCGGCAAATTACAGACAGGGAGGTTAATCTTAAACTCCACCTGAAAGCCGAAATGATAAGAAGCCAAATTCCTGAACAGTACAGAGCGCCCTCTGCGCTTAAAGGCGATAGAAAAACACTGCGCAATTCAACAGCAATCAATCAAATTCTCCAAACGAAGACAGCGTCGATTACAAAACCAGAGGCAATGGCAGCAAAACCAGACACCGCCGACCGTAAAAATTGGTTTATCCCTGCCAGTGATAAAATGCGCTCATTCCAGCGCAGTATAGAAGCGGCACTGGAAGCACAGAGGAAGGCCGCACCGCAACAACGGCCAAGCAATACCGAAACCCAGAGCAGTTTTTCAAAGGCACAGGAAGTCCCGCATAAGGCGGCAACCTACAGCCAAGTTAGGGAAAAAGTCAGAGCCGAAGCGGAAGCGAAAAGAGCCAAGGTTCCGCCGGAATATCGCGCGGAACCCTACGAACGTGCAGACAGTACGACAGAAAAACCCCAGACCAAGAAGCAAAGTGCTTTTAGCGAAGCTGCTAAGGCTGAGAATGAACAAACAAAGCCCAGAATGAGCGATGCCTTTAATATGAAATCAGGCGCTAAAAAATCCCGTCAAACCTCACCTGGTCGTAAGCCTGATGAGAAGAAACCAGAAACAAAATAA
- a CDS encoding type I restriction-modification system subunit M: MTEEQKQKLEAQLWKIANELRGKMGADEFRDYILGFIFYKYLSEKQHLFANKLLETEKVKEYSLVKNKADLKAIQEESLENLGYFLRPDELFSAITEKGNIKIDEEDEDAEDNFIIPDLQAILSSIETSTMGNESEDDFNKLFEDIDLASTKLGRSPKARNILIAKVLKHLDEVDFRLDEIESDVLGDAYEYLIAQFASGAGKKAGEFYTPSQVSKILAKIVTLGKKKIKNAYDPACGSGSLLLRIGREVKVGEFYGQELNRTTYNLCRMNMILHDVHFSRFDIKQEDTLEEPQHLGKEFEAIVANPPFSAQWKGKDNPLNETDDRFSQYGALAPSSKADFAFVQHIIHQLADNGTGAVVLPHGVLFRGGAEGTIREYIIKEQNYLDAVIGLPPNIFYGTSIPACILVLKKCRKHDDNVLFIDASADFEKDGNKNKLTNDHVTKIVDAYEKRESVDKYAYAAPLSEIAENEYNLNIPRYVDTYESEGQVDLGTVARELANLEDAMAKTDKTIASFCKELGIEAPFGVKL; the protein is encoded by the coding sequence ATGACCGAAGAACAAAAACAGAAGCTGGAAGCCCAGCTTTGGAAGATTGCCAACGAATTGCGTGGCAAGATGGGCGCGGATGAATTCCGTGACTATATCCTTGGGTTTATCTTCTACAAATACCTCTCCGAGAAGCAGCACCTCTTTGCAAATAAATTACTCGAAACTGAAAAAGTGAAAGAGTACAGCCTTGTAAAAAACAAGGCTGACCTCAAGGCCATTCAGGAAGAATCGCTGGAAAATCTTGGTTACTTCTTGCGACCTGACGAATTGTTCAGCGCCATTACCGAAAAAGGCAATATCAAGATTGATGAAGAAGATGAGGATGCAGAAGACAACTTCATCATTCCAGATTTGCAAGCTATCCTGAGTTCCATTGAAACAAGTACGATGGGCAATGAGAGTGAAGATGATTTCAACAAGCTCTTTGAAGATATTGATCTCGCCAGCACAAAGCTAGGGCGCAGCCCGAAAGCACGAAATATACTAATTGCAAAAGTTCTTAAGCATCTTGATGAAGTCGATTTCCGCCTTGATGAAATTGAGTCTGATGTTCTGGGTGATGCCTATGAATATCTGATCGCACAATTTGCATCCGGTGCGGGCAAGAAGGCGGGAGAATTTTATACCCCCTCACAAGTTTCAAAAATTCTGGCGAAAATTGTTACGCTGGGTAAAAAGAAAATTAAAAACGCCTATGACCCCGCTTGCGGGTCAGGTTCATTGCTCTTGCGGATAGGGAGAGAAGTTAAGGTTGGAGAGTTTTATGGACAGGAATTAAATCGTACAACCTATAACTTGTGCCGCATGAACATGATCTTGCATGACGTGCATTTCAGCCGCTTTGATATTAAGCAGGAAGACACGCTGGAAGAACCGCAGCACTTAGGCAAAGAATTCGAGGCGATTGTCGCAAATCCCCCATTTTCCGCACAGTGGAAGGGTAAGGATAACCCACTGAATGAAACTGATGACAGATTTAGTCAATATGGTGCGCTTGCCCCTTCGTCAAAGGCTGATTTTGCCTTTGTGCAGCACATTATTCATCAACTGGCTGATAATGGCACAGGCGCAGTTGTGTTGCCGCATGGTGTTTTGTTCCGTGGCGGCGCGGAGGGAACAATCCGCGAATATATCATCAAAGAACAAAACTATCTGGATGCAGTGATTGGCCTGCCGCCCAATATCTTTTACGGCACGTCCATTCCAGCTTGTATTCTGGTTCTCAAAAAGTGCCGCAAGCATGATGATAATGTTTTGTTCATTGATGCGAGCGCGGATTTTGAAAAGGACGGCAATAAAAACAAATTGACCAATGATCATGTAACCAAAATCGTTGATGCGTATGAAAAACGCGAGAGCGTAGATAAATACGCTTATGCTGCGCCGTTATCCGAAATTGCGGAGAATGAGTATAACCTCAATATCCCACGCTACGTTGATACGTATGAGTCTGAAGGGCAAGTTGATTTAGGCACTGTGGCGAGGGAACTTGCGAATCTTGAGGATGCAATGGCCAAAACCGATAAAACCATTGCCAGTTTTTGTAAAGAGCTTGGTATTGAAGCCCCTTTTGGTGTGAAGTTGTAA
- a CDS encoding abortive infection family protein, with protein MEKLKREIHRTKRHNLDYYQSHLDLIENYIEEKPDISIESCKAVIEGISKLALHILLQEPLETHKDEKLQPIFKRALVELQKGRGFSDADLCNRLGNVVQYIGQLRNDHGDISHGRASLKEQVNDADFAELITGITENLGTYMLKRLDYLAEPITEYDDNTDFNTYLDELNPMPDNVLYSKALFEQWPITYDEQLGDYKLQFEADEE; from the coding sequence ATGGAAAAGCTCAAGCGCGAAATCCATCGTACCAAGCGGCATAATCTTGATTATTATCAAAGCCACCTTGACCTCATAGAAAATTATATTGAAGAGAAGCCCGATATTTCTATCGAAAGCTGTAAGGCTGTGATTGAGGGTATTTCAAAACTTGCCTTGCACATTCTGTTACAAGAGCCGTTAGAAACCCATAAAGATGAAAAGCTACAGCCGATTTTTAAGCGGGCTTTAGTTGAATTGCAAAAGGGACGTGGGTTTTCAGATGCCGATCTTTGCAATCGTTTAGGCAATGTTGTTCAGTATATCGGCCAGCTTCGTAATGATCATGGCGACATAAGCCACGGGCGTGCCTCTTTGAAAGAGCAAGTTAATGACGCCGATTTTGCTGAACTAATCACTGGCATAACTGAGAATCTTGGGACTTACATGCTCAAGCGTTTGGATTATTTGGCTGAACCCATCACCGAATATGATGACAACACCGATTTTAACACTTATCTTGATGAGCTAAATCCTATGCCGGACAATGTTTTGTATAGCAAAGCTCTGTTTGAGCAGTGGCCTATCACCTATGATGAGCAGCTAGGTGATTATAAATTACAGTTTGAAGCAGATGAAGAATGA
- a CDS encoding type I restriction endonuclease subunit R, with protein MSTQTEQQLENALVAQLETLGWEKVAIANEEELLVNLKRQLEKHNKVLFSDYEFKQILNKMARGNIFEKAKILRDKVDYTKDDGTTGYIELINQVQWCKNEYQVTHQITMVGKYTNRYDVTLLVNGLPLCQIELKRRGLEMKEAFNQTNRYHKHSFAAGYGLFGYIQLFVISNGVNTKYYANNPVNKRDFKQTYFWADKANNRITQLSEFAAIFLEKCQLSKLIAKYVVLNESRQMLMALRPYQYYAVEAIVAQVLTTNKNGYIWHTTGSGKTLTSFKAAQILTQNPKVHKVVFVVDRKDLDYQTIAEFNSFQEGSVDATNNTGRLVEQFGDSTPLIVTTLQKLNTAISKERHLKTMESLKDKKMVFIFDECHRSQFGDTHKRITEYFDNVQMFGFTGTPIFADNAAKNALGKRTTKDLFGQQLHSYVITDAIRDENVLKFCVEYIRTFKRKDDIVDIEVEAIDTAEVMEAPERLEKITDYIIANHDRKTHSQEFTAMFCVSNVKSLVAYYELFRAKKEAGEHNLKVATIFSYQANEEDADADGMGTGDDMPDEGAPENKHSREKLDEYIADYNKMFSTNYSTKDSKLFYAYYKDIGKRVKNKEVDVLLVVNMFLTGFDSPPLNTIYVDKNLKYHGLLQAYSRTNRTMGQKKSQGNIVCFRNLKSATDKTIELFANKEAQEDIILAPYEDYVKKFEQAVANLLAITPDVASVDNLLTEEDEAKFIQAFREVIRIKNVLDCFTQFTFDDLPMDEQLFADFRSKYLDLYDKVRSEKEKERISILDDIDFEIELISRDKINVSYIISLLRNMKGKKPEEQARARKSIMDILDTEAQLRSKKELIERFISQHFADMPATADVGDEFESYWDQEKQKALVVLSDEEGLDPEGLEKVLGNYLFTEKPPMRDEVIEIMNSRPSLRERATVAERVIGKIRDFVETFIDGVD; from the coding sequence ATGAGCACACAAACCGAACAACAATTAGAAAATGCGCTTGTTGCCCAGCTTGAAACACTGGGTTGGGAAAAGGTTGCGATTGCCAATGAAGAAGAGCTTCTGGTCAATCTCAAGCGGCAACTGGAAAAACATAATAAGGTTTTGTTTTCTGATTACGAGTTCAAACAAATTTTGAACAAGATGGCGCGTGGCAATATTTTTGAAAAAGCCAAAATCCTGCGCGATAAGGTCGATTATACCAAAGATGATGGAACAACGGGTTATATCGAGCTGATTAATCAAGTTCAATGGTGCAAGAACGAGTATCAGGTTACGCACCAAATCACGATGGTAGGGAAATACACCAATCGTTATGACGTGACGTTACTGGTCAATGGCTTGCCGCTTTGCCAGATCGAGCTGAAACGGCGCGGTCTTGAAATGAAAGAGGCATTTAATCAGACAAACCGTTATCACAAGCACAGTTTTGCTGCCGGATATGGGTTGTTTGGTTATATCCAGCTTTTTGTTATTAGTAATGGCGTAAATACCAAATATTATGCGAATAATCCCGTCAATAAACGGGATTTCAAACAAACCTATTTTTGGGCTGATAAGGCGAACAACAGGATAACGCAACTTAGTGAGTTTGCGGCGATATTTCTTGAGAAATGCCAGCTTTCAAAGCTAATTGCCAAATACGTTGTGCTGAATGAAAGTCGTCAAATGTTGATGGCTTTGCGTCCGTATCAATATTATGCGGTGGAGGCCATTGTAGCACAGGTTCTAACCACTAATAAAAATGGTTATATCTGGCATACAACAGGATCAGGTAAGACCTTAACCTCGTTTAAAGCGGCACAAATACTAACCCAGAATCCAAAAGTACATAAAGTTGTCTTTGTCGTTGACCGTAAAGACCTCGATTATCAGACGATTGCAGAGTTCAATAGTTTTCAGGAAGGCAGTGTGGATGCAACGAACAACACGGGAAGGCTGGTTGAGCAATTCGGAGATAGTACGCCTCTCATTGTTACTACTCTGCAAAAGCTAAATACAGCGATTAGCAAAGAGCGCCATCTAAAAACGATGGAAAGCCTTAAAGATAAGAAGATGGTTTTTATCTTTGACGAGTGTCACCGCAGCCAGTTCGGTGATACGCATAAGCGCATTACTGAGTACTTTGATAATGTGCAGATGTTCGGCTTCACAGGAACACCTATCTTTGCTGATAACGCGGCCAAGAATGCGCTTGGTAAGCGCACGACTAAAGACCTATTTGGGCAGCAACTTCATAGCTATGTAATTACCGATGCTATTCGGGACGAGAATGTTCTGAAATTTTGTGTTGAATATATCCGTACCTTTAAGCGCAAGGACGATATTGTCGATATTGAAGTTGAAGCGATTGATACCGCAGAGGTGATGGAAGCGCCTGAGCGGCTGGAAAAAATTACTGATTATATTATTGCCAATCACGATCGGAAAACACATAGCCAAGAATTCACGGCGATGTTCTGCGTTTCTAACGTAAAGAGCCTTGTTGCTTATTACGAACTGTTCCGCGCCAAGAAAGAAGCAGGTGAACATAATCTTAAAGTGGCCACGATCTTTTCTTATCAGGCAAACGAAGAAGATGCTGACGCGGATGGCATGGGAACGGGAGATGATATGCCTGACGAGGGCGCTCCTGAAAATAAGCATAGCCGTGAAAAACTTGATGAGTATATTGCTGATTATAATAAAATGTTCAGCACGAATTACTCCACAAAAGACAGCAAGCTTTTTTATGCCTACTACAAGGATATTGGTAAGCGGGTAAAGAACAAGGAAGTGGATGTTCTGCTTGTCGTGAATATGTTCCTGACAGGTTTTGACAGCCCGCCATTAAACACTATTTACGTTGATAAAAATTTGAAATATCACGGTCTTCTGCAAGCCTATTCGCGCACAAACAGAACGATGGGGCAAAAGAAATCTCAAGGTAATATTGTCTGCTTCCGCAACTTAAAATCTGCCACAGATAAGACTATCGAACTCTTCGCAAACAAGGAGGCACAGGAAGATATTATTCTTGCACCGTATGAGGACTATGTGAAGAAGTTTGAGCAGGCTGTAGCAAACCTTCTAGCGATCACGCCTGATGTTGCAAGTGTTGATAATCTTCTGACTGAAGAGGATGAGGCCAAGTTTATTCAAGCCTTCCGTGAAGTAATCCGGATTAAAAACGTCCTTGATTGCTTCACGCAATTCACTTTTGATGATTTGCCTATGGACGAGCAACTCTTTGCTGATTTCCGAAGCAAATATCTTGATCTGTATGACAAGGTGAGAAGTGAAAAGGAAAAAGAAAGAATATCGATTCTTGATGATATCGATTTTGAGATTGAGCTGATTAGCCGCGACAAAATCAATGTGAGTTATATTATTAGTCTTCTTCGTAACATGAAGGGTAAAAAGCCGGAAGAGCAGGCAAGAGCACGAAAAAGTATTATGGACATCCTCGATACAGAGGCGCAGCTCAGAAGCAAAAAAGAACTTATTGAAAGGTTTATATCGCAACATTTTGCTGATATGCCAGCAACCGCAGATGTTGGCGATGAATTCGAATCTTATTGGGATCAGGAAAAGCAGAAAGCGCTCGTAGTCCTCAGTGATGAGGAGGGGCTAGACCCTGAAGGTCTTGAGAAAGTTCTCGGTAATTATCTATTCACTGAGAAGCCGCCCATGCGGGATGAGGTTATCGAGATAATGAATTCTCGACCATCACTAAGGGAGCGCGCCACTGTTGCTGAGCGCGTGATCGGGAAGATACGCGATTTTGTCGAAACATTTATTGATGGCGTAGATTGA
- a CDS encoding ATP-binding protein: MDFQGKPASKAADGPRFQLKENLGGRIRNLALSPSYDNTIIPLFEAISNSIHSIQERFGAGWIEKGKIKIQIVRDEEGNPTSFSVEDNGAGLNEENFESFLTYDSSHKIQKGGKGVGRLTWLKVFEKVHVDSFFKAGNEIHRRSFNFILDNDNPFQNYNYEERSQESSSRTTVFLQNLKGRYNTTCIKKTELITHKIIAHFLPFLIGDECPDISVEDINSKHEVRDIISENTHNPKIDKFEIEDIGSFEIQHLLLHKSIVEKAEHKIYVSAHGRIVYPHIINNQTGLNTYFEYEDQQVAYVGILSSDLLDENVTQERNNFDIEKDKFEEILRKAVDCSKLYLQEQIDEIIEAKSYTVETVLNRFPRYKYLVKDKKEFARSLPLNAKKEEEIYKAMSVYDFRESKETVRQVEEIFTSTDDPDSIENLEEIYAQLVEKISEQEQASLAEYVVKRKTIIDLLEKRLGYEDTDKQKKYKEDAIHRIICPLRTNSGEVSNNQHNLWLLDDRLAFYDYWASDLNIVKFAKESESKDRPDIVLFKGSNLFHRKGTDQPHIIVEFKRPAREDYSDEENPLKQVYGYIRELREKTINDKNGRLITQIKESTPFFCYIVCDVTPKLLEVLENLDMNRELPGERGYYGYNKSLNAYVEILEYDQIVKDARLRNEAFFEKLGIN, translated from the coding sequence ATGGATTTTCAAGGCAAGCCTGCTAGTAAAGCGGCTGATGGCCCGCGTTTTCAGTTAAAGGAAAACTTAGGCGGGAGAATTAGAAACTTGGCGCTGTCTCCAAGTTATGACAATACAATCATTCCGCTTTTTGAAGCAATCAGTAACTCCATACACTCCATACAGGAACGATTTGGTGCTGGCTGGATTGAAAAAGGCAAAATCAAAATTCAAATTGTGCGAGATGAGGAAGGAAACCCGACGTCCTTTAGTGTGGAAGATAATGGTGCAGGTTTAAATGAGGAAAACTTTGAATCATTTTTAACATACGACTCCTCTCATAAAATCCAAAAAGGCGGCAAAGGCGTTGGGCGCCTTACATGGCTTAAGGTATTTGAAAAGGTTCATGTTGATAGCTTTTTTAAAGCAGGAAACGAAATACATAGAAGATCATTCAATTTCATATTAGATAATGACAATCCATTCCAAAACTATAACTATGAAGAGCGTTCGCAAGAGAGCAGCTCAAGGACAACTGTCTTCCTTCAAAACTTAAAAGGCAGATACAACACAACTTGCATCAAAAAGACAGAACTGATCACACATAAAATAATTGCTCATTTTCTTCCATTCCTTATAGGAGATGAATGCCCTGACATTTCCGTAGAAGATATAAATTCAAAACATGAAGTAAGGGACATTATTTCTGAAAACACGCATAATCCCAAGATTGATAAGTTTGAAATAGAAGATATTGGGAGCTTTGAAATCCAACATCTTTTGTTGCACAAGTCGATTGTAGAAAAAGCTGAGCATAAAATATATGTTTCAGCACATGGTCGAATTGTCTATCCGCATATTATAAACAATCAAACAGGTCTTAATACTTATTTTGAATATGAAGACCAACAAGTTGCCTATGTTGGCATTCTGTCCAGTGATTTACTGGATGAGAATGTTACGCAAGAGCGAAACAACTTCGATATTGAAAAAGACAAATTTGAAGAAATTCTTAGGAAGGCTGTGGATTGCTCGAAACTTTATCTTCAAGAGCAAATTGACGAAATCATTGAGGCAAAAAGCTACACAGTAGAAACCGTTCTTAATCGCTTTCCTAGATACAAATATCTTGTGAAAGACAAAAAGGAATTTGCGCGCTCCCTTCCCCTGAATGCTAAGAAAGAGGAAGAGATTTATAAAGCAATGTCAGTTTATGATTTCCGAGAAAGCAAGGAAACAGTAAGGCAGGTAGAAGAGATTTTTACCTCGACTGATGACCCTGACAGCATAGAAAATCTGGAAGAGATATACGCTCAACTGGTAGAAAAAATCTCCGAACAAGAGCAGGCATCACTTGCGGAGTATGTCGTTAAGCGCAAAACAATCATAGACCTTCTCGAAAAGCGCCTCGGTTACGAGGACACGGATAAGCAAAAGAAATACAAAGAGGACGCTATCCATAGAATAATATGCCCCTTACGAACGAACTCAGGGGAAGTTAGCAATAATCAACATAACCTATGGCTCCTTGATGATAGGCTGGCCTTTTATGATTATTGGGCCTCCGACTTAAATATCGTGAAATTTGCAAAGGAGTCAGAGAGCAAAGACAGGCCGGATATTGTCCTGTTTAAAGGGAGCAACCTATTCCACAGAAAAGGTACAGATCAACCGCACATCATTGTTGAGTTTAAGCGCCCGGCAAGAGAGGATTATTCGGATGAAGAAAATCCTCTTAAGCAGGTATATGGCTATATCCGTGAATTACGAGAAAAAACTATCAATGATAAAAATGGCAGGCTAATCACGCAAATTAAAGAAAGCACGCCTTTCTTTTGCTATATCGTATGCGATGTCACGCCAAAGCTTTTAGAGGTCTTAGAGAATCTCGATATGAATAGAGAGCTTCCCGGTGAACGAGGTTACTATGGCTACAACAAATCTCTGAATGCCTACGTAGAGATTCTGGAGTATGACCAGATTGTAAAAGATGCGCGACTTCGTAATGAAGCGTTCTTTGAAAAGCTAGGCATCAACTAG